CCTTTGAACAATTACAAATTGCCGTGGAGGCAGTTTTTTCCAGTTGGAATAATCAACGCGCCAAGGTATATCGTCGTATTCACAATATCTCGGATAATTTAGGCACTGCGGTTACCATTCAACAAATGGTTTTTGGTAATTACTCTGAAAATTCTGGAACTGGGGTGATGTTTACCCGCAATCCCGCCACAGGAGAAAAAGGCGTATATGGGGAGTACTTACTAAAAGCGCAAGGAGAAGACATCGTCGCAGGAATTAAAACCCCCGAACCAATTTGTACGCTCCAAGAAAAAATGCCAGATGTATACGCTGAATTAATTGAAATTGCTATGCAACTTGAAAAGCATTATTGCGACATGCAAGATGTTGAATTTACGATTGAAGCAGGAAAATTGTATATGCTGCAAACTCGCAATGGTAAACGCACACCCCAAGCGGCAGTTGCAATCGCCTACGATTTAATGAAAGAAGGCGTAATCAGTGAAGAAACATTGATTAATCGCCTTGATGAAGAAATGATTGCGCAATTGATGCATCCAAGTTTTACCAATGATGCTAAAAAGAAAGCAGCAATTGTTCGCGGTTTACCGGCAAGTCCAGGAGCTGCGGTGGGTCAAGTGGCTTTTACCGCGAAAGCCGCAAAAGAAATGTCTGATAAAGGCAGCCAGGTAATTCTAGTCCGTAATGAAACTTCCCCAGAAGATATTGAAGGTATGAGTGTCAGTGAGGCTATCGTCACAGCTCGTGGCGGAATGACTTCTCATGCAGCAGTTGTCGCTAGAGGAATGGGAGTATGCTGTGTTGTAGGGTGTGAAGACTTGCAAGTCGATGAAGAAAAAGGGGTTGCTAACTTTACCGATGGGATTTTAAAAACAGGTGATTTTATTTCAGTAGATGGTAGCAGCGGTCGTATTTATTTAGGTCAACTGGCTTTAAATGAGGCCGAAACTTCAGCGGTTTTAGAAAAAGTTTTGAAAATCTGTGATGCCCATACCACAATGGCTGTCTATGGGAATGCTGAAACACCGCGAGAAATAAAAGAGGCACTTTTAAAAGGAGCAAAAGGAATTGGTTTAGCACGCACCGAGCACATGTTTTTCCAAAAAGAACGCCTCAAGATGATGCGGCAATTAATATTAGCTGACGATCGTTCTCGCATGGATGAAGCACTAGGGTATATCAAGGAAAAGCAAAAAAGTGATTTTCGTCAAATGTATCAAATTTTAGGGAAATTGCCTTGTACAATTCGTTTATTGGATCCACCATTACATGAATTTTTACCTCGAGATAGATCAGAATTGCGTGCAATCGCCAAAGAGTTGAATTTGAATGGTCAAGAGGTAATCGCCAAAGTAAAAAGCTTAGCAGAGGTAAACCCAATGTTAGGTCTGCGGGGTGTACGCCTAGGAATTACCTGTCCGGAGATT
The DNA window shown above is from Enterococcus montenegrensis and carries:
- the ppdK gene encoding pyruvate, phosphate dikinase, with translation MTKLTYRFQEGKKEWKDLLGGKGANLCEMTNLDLPVPNGFIVSTDACKNYLAQEEKTLSKGLIAEINFQVKELETLTNKSFGIGVNPLLVSVRSGAKYSMPGMMDTILNLGLNDETVYALAEITQNKDFAFQCYCRFIQMFADVVYNIPAENFGAIPTGTKEKSDWETIISNYQKIFAHATGRKFPQDAFEQLQIAVEAVFSSWNNQRAKVYRRIHNISDNLGTAVTIQQMVFGNYSENSGTGVMFTRNPATGEKGVYGEYLLKAQGEDIVAGIKTPEPICTLQEKMPDVYAELIEIAMQLEKHYCDMQDVEFTIEAGKLYMLQTRNGKRTPQAAVAIAYDLMKEGVISEETLINRLDEEMIAQLMHPSFTNDAKKKAAIVRGLPASPGAAVGQVAFTAKAAKEMSDKGSQVILVRNETSPEDIEGMSVSEAIVTARGGMTSHAAVVARGMGVCCVVGCEDLQVDEEKGVANFTDGILKTGDFISVDGSSGRIYLGQLALNEAETSAVLEKVLKICDAHTTMAVYGNAETPREIKEALLKGAKGIGLARTEHMFFQKERLKMMRQLILADDRSRMDEALGYIKEKQKSDFRQMYQILGKLPCTIRLLDPPLHEFLPRDRSELRAIAKELNLNGQEVIAKVKSLAEVNPMLGLRGVRLGITCPEIYQMQVAAIMEAALEISAQEKITITPHIMIPLVGTVKEFRIVKDSCQEVINGLFEKTGTNLPFEIGTMIEIPRACLIADQLAAVADFFSFGTNDLTQLTYGYSRDDAHKFLPTYTHQEILPSDPFQHLDQEGVGKLMRFASKNGKQEKESLLVGVCGEVGGDPASIAFIQTLPVDYVSCSPFRIPNARLACAKAAIANKKQLIKL